The DNA window CTCTCAATCACGCAGCATCACTATATGCAGCGGGCTGGCTAACCAGGATGGGACGTGTCATAGATCAGCCGTGACTTCGGTCACACTGCCAGACCAGCAGGCTTTAACGGAGCGATTGGCAAAATCGCAGACAGCAGGCAGGGTGGTTCGCTTGAATGATTGAAGAGATGCCTTTTGCGCCGCCCACAAAGTTTGCTAGCATCTGGCTTGACCGAGTTCACAGTTGTTTAGGTGTAGCTGTCATGCCAACCATTGATCCGCAACACGAAGATGATGTCCTGACTGAGCGCAAGCAGAAGCTGCAAAAGCCGCCGCTCTATAAAGTCCTCTTGCACAACGATGATTTCACGACGATGGATTTTGTCGTCTTCGTGTTGGTGCAGGTCTTTCACAAAGGCGAGGAAGAAGCGATCCAGATTATGCTCGCGGTTCATCAGCAAGGCGTCGGTGTGGCGGGCGTTTTCACCTACGAAGTCGCCGAGACCAAAGTCAACCAGGTACACAATCTGGCAAAGGCGCATGAATACCCGCTGCTGTGCACCCTGGAAGAAAACGAATAAAGCACCATGCAATTGACCATCGCCGAATTACTCGCTTACACCGACGAAGAGCGCGCCAAATGGCAACGCTGGTTCGCCGCGCATGGCGACGAACCGTTGAAGCTGGCGCTCGCCGGTGAAACGCATACCAGCCTGGGCGCCTTGATCATGCACATTTTCTGGGCCGAAGGGTTTTATGCTTACTGGCTGCGCGGCGAAGTGCTCTCGCAAGACAGCACGGTGGTCAAAGAGAATCAGGCGCGGCCCAACGATCAAGCCGCCGCAGTCTTTGGCCTCGGTGAAATCACGCGCGCGGCCATGCGCGCTTTTACCGGCAGCGCCAGCGCCGAGGATTGGGAGCGCGCCTATGAACTGGCAGTGCCGGAATTGCACTTTCAAGGCTCCGCGCGCAAATTGATCGCGCATATATTGATTCACGAAATTCGGCATTGGGCGCAGGTCGCCATCATCATCAGACAAAATGGGCTGACGCCGCCGGGCGATCACGACTTGGTGTTTAGCCCCTCTTTCGGGCCGCTGGCACGGCGCATTTCCAACCCAGACTAACGCTTTATGATAACCAGAGAATTACAAGCCACCCTGAACCTGGCCGCCAACGAGGCGATCACACGGCGCCACGAGTTTTTAACGCTGGAGCATCTGCTCTTTGCCTTATTACACGACCGGCAAGGCGGCGAGATCATCCTCAATTGCGGCGGCAACCTCGACGAGTTGCAGCAAGAGCTGGAAGTGTTCTTCGCCGAAAATCTGCACCCGTTGCCACTGGGCGTCGAACGCTTTCCCGAACAGACTGCCGCCTTTGAACGCGTGTTGGAGCGCGCGCTCTTTCAAGCGCAGTCATCCGGCCAAGAAAAGATTGACGCGGGCAACATCCTGGCCTCGCTCTATCTGGAAAATCATTCGCACGCGCTTTACCTGCTGGAAAAACAAGGCATCTCGCGGCTGGATATGCTGAATTACATCGCGCACGGCATCTCGAAACTCGACGCCGACGATGACGACCTGTTGGCGGAGGAGACTGACGATACCGACGAGCCGGATGCCATCTTGGGCAAACGCGACAGCCAGCCGCGGCACGGCAAAGACCCGCTCTCAGCCTTCACCGCCAACCTGACCGAACGCGCCGCGCAGGGCAAGATTGATCCGCTGATTGGCCGTCTGGCCGAACTCGAACGCACGATTCAAGTGCTCTGCCGCCGCCGCAAAAACAATCCGCTTTATGTCGGCGATCCCGGCGTCGGCAAGACCGCCATTGCCGAGGGACTCGCGCTCAAGATTCACGAAAACGCCGTGCCCGACCCGATCAAAGGTTTTGAGGTTTACGCGCTGGACATGGGCGCGCTACTTGCCGGCACGCGCTATCGCGGCGATTTCGAGAATCGCCTGAAAGCCGTCATCCAGGCCTTGCAGGAAAAGCCCAACGTGATTTTGTTCATTGACGAAATCCACACCATCGTTGGCGCGGGCGCGACCAGCGGCGGTTCGATGGATGCCTCGAACATCCTGAAACCCGCGCTGGCCAACGGCGAAATGCGCTGCATCGGTTCGACCACGCACAGCGAATACAAGGCATCGTTTGAACGCGACCGCGCGCTGGCCCGCCGCTTCCAGATCATCGAAATTTCGCAACCGAGCATCGCCGATACGATCCAAATCCTGCGCGGCTTGAAAGGCCTTTACGAAACCGCGCACGGCATCCCCTACAGCGACGCGGCCATCACCGCCGCCGCCGAACTGTCGGCCAAATACATCAACGACCGTTACCTGCCCGACAAGGCGATTGATGTGATTGACGAGGTCGGCTCGGCGATGAAGCTAAAACCTGCCGCTGAACGGCCCGCGCTCATCACCGAACACGAAGTCGAACTGGTCGTCGCCAAGATGGCCAAGATTCCCCCCAAGACCGTCTCGACCAACGACAAACTGAAACTGCAAAACCTGGAAGGTGAATTGCGCGAGGTGCTTTACGGCCAGGATCACGCCATCACCAAACTGGTCAACGCCATCAAACTCTCGCGTTCGGGCCTGGGCCACCCCGACAAACCCGTCGGTTCGTTTCTGTTTTCCGGCCCGACGGGCGTGGGCAAAACCGAACTCGCCAAACAACTGGCGCACGCGCTGGGCGTCGAATTCATTCGTTTTGACATGAGCGAATACCAGGAAGCGCACACCATCTCACGCCTGATCGGCGCGCCGCCGGGCTACGTCGGCTTTGATCAAGGCGGCCTGCTGACCGATGCGATTCGCAAAACGCCTTATGCCTTGCTGGTGATGGATGAGATCGAAAAGGCACACCCGGCGCTGTTTGATATTTTGTTGCAGGTGATGGATCACGCCACGCTGACCGACAACAATGGCAAGAAGGCCGACTTCCGCAATGTCATTCTGATCATGACGACCAACGCGGGCGCGCGTGATTTGAGCGGCAAACGCATGGGCTTCAAACAGGTCGAACAGACCGGCATCGGCGGCACCGGCAGCAAAGCCCAGGGCGCCATCGAACGCACGTTTAGCCCCGAATTCCGCAATCGCCTCGACGCCTGGATCGCCTTTGAACCGCTAACCACCGAAGTCATCAAACAGGTCGTAGACAAATTCATCAACGAATTGCGCTCGCAATTGATCGAGAAGAAGGTCGAGTTGGAACTAACCGATGCGGCGCGCGAGTGGCTGGCGACGAAGGGCTACGACAAACTTTACGGCGCTCGCCCCATGGCGCGGCTGATTCAGTCGAAGATCAAAGAGCCGTTGGCGAATGAAATTTTGTTTGGCGCGTTGGAGAAGGGCGGCAGGGTGATTGTGGATGAGAAGAACAAAGAGTTGGCGCTGGAATTCACCGCCGCAAGCTGAAAGGTCAAACAATGGCTGCCGAACTAAAACTAATTAGCCCAGAAGAATACTTGGCGTGCGAACGTGTGGCCGAATACAAAAGCGAGTATGTCAACGGCCATATCTTGGCGATGGCGGGCGGCAGCAAACGACACAATCGCGTGGCCGGCAGCGTTTTCGGTGAACTGTACATCCTGTTCAAAGACACACAGTGCGAAGTCTTCAACAGCGATATGAAAGTGCGGGTGTCGAGTTCAATGAAGTTTCACTACCCCGATGTCTCAGCGGTTTGCGGTGAAGCCAAATTCGCCGACGATGAAGAAGATGTGCTGCTCAACCCGCAATTGATTGTCGAAGTACTCTCACCGCGTACTTCTGCCTACGATCGCGGCAAGAAGTTTCAGTACTACCAGGAAATTTCTTCCTTCCGCGAATACCTCTTGATCGCGCAAGATGAGCCAGTCGTCGAACGCTATGTTAAACAAGCCGACGGCAACTGGCTGTACACCAAAATCGCCGGACTCGAAAATAGCGTCGAATTGCTCACGCTCAACTGCCGCATCGCACTACGCGACATTTACGCCAAGGTCGAGTGGCCCGCTCCCTCAGAAACTTAAGCTCACCCCAAACTGCATCCGCCGCACGGGCCGCGCCGCCACGGCTTGCCCAAAGAACGGCGAACTCTGATTCCCGACAAAGCCCGCGTAATTCACCCGATTGAACACATTGAAGGCATCCACTTTGACCGCCAGCGTCGGGCCGTCGTCTTTCTTCCCTTTAACCAAACCGAATTCACGCCCCCAACGCAGATCGAGTTGCGCGTAACCCGGCCCTTGCAGCGTGTTGCGTCCGACGCCCGCCGGACGATCCAGCGCGAAGCTGTCTTTGTTATTGTCCTCACCGGTCGTCAAACTGTAAGGCGCGCCAGTATTGAGCGTGAGCGCGACGCCCAGATCAAAATAAGCGCGCGCCTTCAAGGTGCCCGTCATAACGAAGCGTTGCCGCGTGTCGAAATCGGCGCGGCCCCATTCGCCGCGCAGGTCGTAACTGTTCGCCGGGAACCACGCCACGCCGCCCGTGTCGTTGCGGGCGCGCCCCAGCGCGTATTGCACAATGCCGTTGAAATACTTGTTGACCTTACCGCGCAAGGCGATTTCGAGCGCATGGCTGTTCGAGCGCCCGGCGGCTTCGATCTGGCGCGTGACGGAAAAGTTGGGATTCGGACGCAGCGTAGACGGCGGCGCAAGCGGGGCGTTGACATCGCGCGAACGGAACAGATCAAAGCCGCGCGTGCCGACGTAATTGACCGCCAGCGTCAGTCCCTTTTGCAATTGCCGCTCGACGCCGATGCCATATTGCAACGTGTGGGGAATGACGACTTGCGGGTCGAGGCGCACCACACTGACCGGTTGCGCGGCGAGCGTTTGCCCATTGCTCAGCGGATTCGGAAAGCCCGGATTGGGGATCACAAAGCGCCGCAGGGTTTGCCCATCAAAACGCAAGAAATCCGAAATCGGTTGCGGCCCCGTGCGGTCGTAAAAGATGCCCGCGCCGCCGCGCACCACCGTCTTGCGCGCTTTGCCCGGCGCATACGCAAAGCCGAAACGCGGCGCGAAATTGTTGTGATCGTGGAAATAATTTTGCCAGTCGTAACGCAAGCCCACGGCGATGTTCAGCGCGGGCCGCACGCGAAATTCATCCTGCACGAAGCCGCTCACGACGGCCTCCAAAAAATGCAATTCGGTGCGGCCTTGTTGCTGAATGAAGTTGTAGGGGCGTTGGGCTTGATAATCGGCCAGCGAAGCAAAATAGAACGTGCCGAGTTGGTTGGTGCGGTCAAAGACGCCGCGCCAACTGATGTCGGGGATCTGCACCCCTGTTTTGATGAAGTGTTTGCCAGACTGATAAGACAAGGTTTCGACCCATTCGCCGTGCGATTCGCTGCGCGTGAAATCAGCCTGTGCGCCGCCGCTGGTAAAGGCCTCCTGCACGATGACGCGCGGCGCCTGGTTCTGGCTGACGACCGGCGAGTTGTAATGCCCGACCAGCAGATAGAGTTGATGCACCAGCTTGGGCGAAAGGGTCGTGTTGAAGTTCACGCGCACTTCGTCTTCGCGGAAGAGCGAATTGGTGGCGACTGCGGGCAGGTTGAAGCCGCCGATGCCCTGGTTATGTGAGTTGCGGCCTTCAAACGAATAGTGGAGCGAAGCCGTCGTGCGCTCGCTCATCTGCCGCGTCAGCCGCAACGCAAATTCGGTTTGATGAGTTGGCGTCGGCACATTCTGGCGCAATTCGCCGCTGGGCGTGCGCGCAAAGATGACCGCTTGCTGATCCTGTTCGTCGCGTTCGGCGGTGAGCAGGAATGAGAACGGATGCTTTTTATCTTTGCTGAATGGGCTGACCGGGCCGGTGAAATTGCCTTCGTACATGCGCCGCTGTTCAGCCGCGCGCGTCAACGCAAACGGATCGCGGGCATTCGTGCGCGCATCGCGGAACGTCCAGTTGAATTCGCCGTGAAATTGCGGCGTGCCGGGTTTGGTGGTGACTTCGATGCGGCCCCGCCCCGGACGCGCGTATTCGGCGGAGTAGGGGTTGCTGTTGATCTTGATCTCTTGAATCGCCGAGGACGTGACGCCCGCTTTCTTGACCTCCATGCCGTCCACGATCAAGGTCACGCCGCCCGTGCCGATGGCGCCCGCATCCAAAAAGCGCGCGGCCATGCCGATCACATCCTGATCGAAAGCCGGCAGCCGCTTGAGCAGTTCGCGGTCAACTGCGACGGTGTCCTGGTTGTTGCCGGTGTCGGTGTTGACCTGTGCGGCGGCGGCTTCGACGGTGACATCCTGTTGCAATTCGGCGACGGGCAGCACAATGCGCAAAGGCGCGGGCGGTCGCGCGCCCAGGCTGACAGGAATCGTTGCCAGCTTGAAGCCTTCGCGTTCGACCTTGATCTCGTAAGCGCCCGCCGCAAGTTTGTCGAAGCGGAACGCGCCATTCGCATCGGTCGTCACAGTCTGTTTGCGCTGGTCGCTGGTATTGGACAGCGTCACGCGCGCCTTGGGCAAGGCAGCTTCGTTTTGGTCGAACACGAAACCGCTGATGGACGCTGTGGTTTGCGCCTGTGCGGTCAACAGCAACAGGCTGAGCAACGTGCCCAGCAAAAGCGTGCGGTACAACATAAACCCTCTTTTTTTACTTCTCCAACACCAACACCATGAAGCTGCCGGGTACGGCGGCGGGGCGTCCGCCGCCGGTGGCTGGGGCAAATTCAGCCGTTGGGAGATACAGCCGATGCGTCTTGGGATCGCAAGTCATCGTGCGCGCGCCGCGTTGTGTCGGGATGTTTTCCGCTGCGAATTTGCCCGGCGCGGTTTCGCGCACGACCGTCAGCGTGCCGTCGCCGCCGTTGGAACTGAAGGCCAGGCCCGTGCCCGGATCAAAGGCCGCCCCGTCCGTGCCCGCGCCGATGGGCACGTCGGCCAGCACCTTGCCGTTGTCGGCATTCATCACAATCATCTTTTTGTTTTCGCAAACCGCATAGAGCCGCCGCTTCTTGGCATCCAGCGCCAAACCGCTGGGCGCTTCGCCGGGCGCAAGCGGCCAGCGTGACTTGATCGTCAGCGTCTTGGCATCAATCACGGCGATTTCGCTCTTGTCATCAATGTTGACGAAGACGGTACCGTTGCCGTCGGTCTGTGCAAATTCAGGCCGCCCGCCGAGCATGACCGTCTTGATGACTTCGCCTTTGGCCGCGTCAATCACCGTGGTGCTGGCTTCGGCGGCGGCGCGGGTGCGGTTAAAGGTAAAGACGCGCTTGGTCACCGGTTCGTAAAGAATCGCGTCGGGGTTGCCGCCGGTTTTCGCGGTACCCAGCACGGCCAGCGTTTGCAAATCAAAAATCGTGACCGTCGCATCGCGGCCATTGCTGGTGAAGCCGCGCTTGAGGTCGGGCGCAAGGGCGATGCCGTGCACCCCGTTCGTGTTGGGAATCTCGCCGACGGCTTTGCCCGTGGTGACATCCACGACAATGACTTTGGTGGCGTGCGAGACATACAAGCGCTGCGCAGCGCTATCTACCGCCAGATAGTCCCAGCCGCCTTCGCCGCCGAGCGTGATCTTGTTGACGACGTGATAGCCGGAGCCTTGTGCATAGACGACGCAGGGCAACAGCAGCGCAAGCGTAACGAAAATAAGCTGACTGATCTTTTTCATATCGAACCTCGCAATTGAAACAATGCTTGATTATTTGGCGATAGGCTGCCCTTCCGGGCTAACCTTGATCTCGCCAAGTTTCCCCAGCCTTCTGACCTGGGCCTCATAAAATTCGAGTTTGCCGTCTTTGGTGACCGCTTCGACGCGCACGATGCGGCCTTTACCCGCCTGTTTGACAATGGCGTCTTTGACGGCGGGCGGCAACGCGGTGAGCGCCATTTGTTCCTCGATTTCGATGACTTTGCCGTCGGCGTCAATCAGCAAATCGCGCGTCTGACCGTTGCTGATGGTTTCGAGTTCATAGACGGTCTTGCCTTGCTCTAATTCCTTTGAGAGGCCGCGCACCTTGGCGCCTTTACTTTGCTCCTTAACCGTTTGTTGAACTGCCGGTGGCAGATTTCTCATTTGCACGCGTTGTTCCTGCGCTGGGGTTGGTCTGCTGCCAACAAACAGAGCGGCCAACATGAGCGCGAGCGTGAAGGCGAATTTATTGTGTTGCATGGAATCCTCTGGTTACGAACATTGGGGGTTGAGCAGCTTCAG is part of the Acidobacteriota bacterium genome and encodes:
- the clpS gene encoding ATP-dependent Clp protease adapter ClpS; the encoded protein is MDPQHEDDVLTERKQKLQKPPLYKVLLHNDDFTTMDFVVFVLVQVFHKGEEEAIQIMLAVHQQGVGVAGVFTYEVAETKVNQVHNLAKAHEYPLLCTLEENE
- the clpA gene encoding ATP-dependent Clp protease ATP-binding subunit ClpA; the encoded protein is MITRELQATLNLAANEAITRRHEFLTLEHLLFALLHDRQGGEIILNCGGNLDELQQELEVFFAENLHPLPLGVERFPEQTAAFERVLERALFQAQSSGQEKIDAGNILASLYLENHSHALYLLEKQGISRLDMLNYIAHGISKLDADDDDLLAEETDDTDEPDAILGKRDSQPRHGKDPLSAFTANLTERAAQGKIDPLIGRLAELERTIQVLCRRRKNNPLYVGDPGVGKTAIAEGLALKIHENAVPDPIKGFEVYALDMGALLAGTRYRGDFENRLKAVIQALQEKPNVILFIDEIHTIVGAGATSGGSMDASNILKPALANGEMRCIGSTTHSEYKASFERDRALARRFQIIEISQPSIADTIQILRGLKGLYETAHGIPYSDAAITAAAELSAKYINDRYLPDKAIDVIDEVGSAMKLKPAAERPALITEHEVELVVAKMAKIPPKTVSTNDKLKLQNLEGELREVLYGQDHAITKLVNAIKLSRSGLGHPDKPVGSFLFSGPTGVGKTELAKQLAHALGVEFIRFDMSEYQEAHTISRLIGAPPGYVGFDQGGLLTDAIRKTPYALLVMDEIEKAHPALFDILLQVMDHATLTDNNGKKADFRNVILIMTTNAGARDLSGKRMGFKQVEQTGIGGTGSKAQGAIERTFSPEFRNRLDAWIAFEPLTTEVIKQVVDKFINELRSQLIEKKVELELTDAAREWLATKGYDKLYGARPMARLIQSKIKEPLANEILFGALEKGGRVIVDEKNKELALEFTAAS
- a CDS encoding Uma2 family endonuclease, which produces MAAELKLISPEEYLACERVAEYKSEYVNGHILAMAGGSKRHNRVAGSVFGELYILFKDTQCEVFNSDMKVRVSSSMKFHYPDVSAVCGEAKFADDEEDVLLNPQLIVEVLSPRTSAYDRGKKFQYYQEISSFREYLLIAQDEPVVERYVKQADGNWLYTKIAGLENSVELLTLNCRIALRDIYAKVEWPAPSET
- a CDS encoding TonB-dependent receptor, with product MLYRTLLLGTLLSLLLLTAQAQTTASISGFVFDQNEAALPKARVTLSNTSDQRKQTVTTDANGAFRFDKLAAGAYEIKVEREGFKLATIPVSLGARPPAPLRIVLPVAELQQDVTVEAAAAQVNTDTGNNQDTVAVDRELLKRLPAFDQDVIGMAARFLDAGAIGTGGVTLIVDGMEVKKAGVTSSAIQEIKINSNPYSAEYARPGRGRIEVTTKPGTPQFHGEFNWTFRDARTNARDPFALTRAAEQRRMYEGNFTGPVSPFSKDKKHPFSFLLTAERDEQDQQAVIFARTPSGELRQNVPTPTHQTEFALRLTRQMSERTTASLHYSFEGRNSHNQGIGGFNLPAVATNSLFREDEVRVNFNTTLSPKLVHQLYLLVGHYNSPVVSQNQAPRVIVQEAFTSGGAQADFTRSESHGEWVETLSYQSGKHFIKTGVQIPDISWRGVFDRTNQLGTFYFASLADYQAQRPYNFIQQQGRTELHFLEAVVSGFVQDEFRVRPALNIAVGLRYDWQNYFHDHNNFAPRFGFAYAPGKARKTVVRGGAGIFYDRTGPQPISDFLRFDGQTLRRFVIPNPGFPNPLSNGQTLAAQPVSVVRLDPQVVIPHTLQYGIGVERQLQKGLTLAVNYVGTRGFDLFRSRDVNAPLAPPSTLRPNPNFSVTRQIEAAGRSNSHALEIALRGKVNKYFNGIVQYALGRARNDTGGVAWFPANSYDLRGEWGRADFDTRQRFVMTGTLKARAYFDLGVALTLNTGAPYSLTTGEDNNKDSFALDRPAGVGRNTLQGPGYAQLDLRWGREFGLVKGKKDDGPTLAVKVDAFNVFNRVNYAGFVGNQSSPFFGQAVAARPVRRMQFGVSLSF
- a CDS encoding YncE family protein; this translates as MKKISQLIFVTLALLLPCVVYAQGSGYHVVNKITLGGEGGWDYLAVDSAAQRLYVSHATKVIVVDVTTGKAVGEIPNTNGVHGIALAPDLKRGFTSNGRDATVTIFDLQTLAVLGTAKTGGNPDAILYEPVTKRVFTFNRTRAAAEASTTVIDAAKGEVIKTVMLGGRPEFAQTDGNGTVFVNIDDKSEIAVIDAKTLTIKSRWPLAPGEAPSGLALDAKKRRLYAVCENKKMIVMNADNGKVLADVPIGAGTDGAAFDPGTGLAFSSNGGDGTLTVVRETAPGKFAAENIPTQRGARTMTCDPKTHRLYLPTAEFAPATGGGRPAAVPGSFMVLVLEK